The Medicago truncatula cultivar Jemalong A17 chromosome 7, MtrunA17r5.0-ANR, whole genome shotgun sequence genome includes the window CAAAATACTGTTTTTTGCTAGACACAGGAAAAATGAGAACATAAGACGTAATTCATTTTCATCATCACATACTGATTCAATGAAGTTCGTCTTGTTGTCATCAACTTGTACCCTCCGCCTTCTATTGTAATATGGATCCCAGTACCTTACATGGTATAAAATAGATCATTGGTCACAACATTTTTACCTAAATAACAATGtctttttaatttgaatgaagTATGCTACAGATTGAaactatatttaaataatttgacGTTCAAAGATAAGTATCCCCCCACCAGAATAAATCTACTGGATTAAAGTAGAAATTAAATCCTGAATCATATGATCTGCCTCCACGTCTCCCACGATTGTCGTCTTCACTGTAATTAATAAAGATTATGAGTgcattcacacaaaaaaaaatcagataaaCTATGCTATTTGAGATATCTCCATTACGAAGTACCTTCTGCTGCTGGTTACAAGAGCAATTATTGCAGTGTAAACAATAACAATGGATGCAATAAGTGCTGTCCCAAAAGAAACCCTTATCAAGTATTCTCCGGCACCCTAACAAAGTCAATGTCATCATAATGTAACAATCACACTCCAAGTAACAAAACATCATCAACAGCAATCCTCCGTACCTTAGCCTTTTCAATAAAAGGTTCAGCTTTAATCCTAAATGACTTGGCACCAAGTTTCGATCGATAATTTTTGGGAAACACGTATAAAACGTCACCTTCCTCAGAAACCTGCAGAACACACCATAATGTCCCCAATTGAATTTACTTCAGTAAACAAAAACTCAACCCAAACAAACTAGAGGCCTAAAAGTAACGAATAAGCAAAAGCAAGGGCAAAGGGCAGCCTGGTGCAAAAATCTCCTGCATACGTAGGGttcgggaaggggtcccaccatttggtgtattgtacgcagtcTTAAcctgttttttacacaaaagGCTATTTCCAGGACTTCAACCcatgacctttcagtcacatgacaacaactttaccgtaGCGCaactaaattaaaatcaacattacACAAGTGCTGCTACAATGGGatgtttttcttaaaatctAGGGGCTCAAAATGCTTTTCAGTAGAGCTTTATGGTGCCATGGCAACAATAGAAATTGCTTACAAGAAGGGTAGGTTGAACTTATGGCTAGAGTGTGACTCTCAGCTTGTGGTTTCTGctttttgtaataattttcttataccgtggaaaacaaaaaataaatatcaaaattgtttgtTGTTAACCAAGCGGGATGCAATTCCTTGCTTCATATTCTTCATGAAGGGAATCATTGAGCCAATAAATTTGCTTCTTTCAGCATTTCAATTACTAGTTTAGTTCGGTAAGATTTAAGTCCTTatttaatttggaaaaaaaaatccgCAATAGATTTAGGCTCCCTAATCATAGGTTTTCATGAATTAGTTCATATCTCCCATGTTTTCTTGTACtccttttaatttatctttctaatAATATTTAGCGTGCTGCATATGTTTGATAGAGGTAGCCTGCCAACCTAGTTAGGATCTCTATTGCTATAGTGAtgcttttgcatgttatttttagAGTGAATCGGGTATTCTCTGCGGACAAAATGCAGAGACTAATCCCTCAAGCCGGATAGGACTGCAATGGGTGGCAAAACAGATCTTTTGCATgctattttcttaaaaataagtGAACACGACAAAATATACCCACAATAAAACACAATCGAAAAGTGGACAGACAAACATACACACTAAACAGTCTCGCCATTGGTAATCATAACCATGGTAAGTGTGCTACATATAAGGTTTTAGTGCATTTAGTTATCAAACTGGTCCCAGAAGAATTAGCTCAGTGGTAAGAGCTTGTAATTATAACTTCAAGGGTGCGTTTGATTAGCTTAAAAACAGGGTACTGGACTGGACAACTTTTTTGTAccctatttgatttagaaactGGTCATCGGattgaacaaaacaaaacatgaattctTGTCCCTCGCCAAACCATGGGACAACTTTTTGTACAGGGTACCAACTATTATAACCACTGAAAtaccatttttattttccaacataaaatatattatttctctATCTCTCGTTACAGTTTTGTAAAGTCTTGTCTTGTACTGTTTTGTTCAATACTTACTGTTCTGCGAATCAAACACACCCCAAGATACATAGTTCAATGATCTCGTTAGAATAGTCATTACTATCActcttattaataataattgtccATTCTCCaactgatttaatttttttttatcaaacagcATATTCAAAATtcacaaacaaatcaaacaaaaatgaaagagaaaacaataccaaccTCTAAGAAACCATCAGTATCAGCAGCAAGAGCTTGAAGAGCTTTCTGAGCTTCATTCAACTTAAGACCAGCTCTACTAGCAACATCACCAACAGTCACCCTACCACCACACCCATCAACAGCATCCATAGTCCTTTTCCTAACATCACTCGACAGCTTATCACTTTCCACCACACCACCTGGCCTGATCCCTCGGCCGACATCCACGGCCGCCCGCGGTACCACCAAAGCCCACCCCCTTTTATTAATTCTCCGGTTCTGCGGGAAAATGAAGGGTTTATGAAAGGGGGGTGCAGTGAAAGTAAGAAGACGAGATGTGGGGGTGATGGCGAAGCATGTAGGGATTGTCGCCATTTGGTTAGCGTTGGGAAGAGAATTGGATTTGGGGGAAATCCAGTTAGTGTGGCCCCTGAGAGAGAATGGATGTGTGTGGAAAGAAGGCGGGAGGATGAGGCCGGTGTTTTGACACATTTGGCCTTTCATACTCACTCACATTCAATGTggattcttttaatttaaaaaaaaaaaaaaatcataatatactTTGAGAAATTAGTCATTTGAATTTAGTGAAACTCAAATATTGATAAGTTAgttgatgtgtttggtaaaattagcggtacaactaatttataaatgtaaaataacataaaagaacattgttaaatttatattaatttatatttaatttatagttaaatttatattaatttaatatatttttatgtattattattaaaatagaatatatattcAACCttgtcatttttattaaaaactcaTAATGtaatttatcaagaaaaaatatatttaaacggAAGGCGATAAAGATTTATGAAAGaagtcccgtgagcatagctcagttcgCAGGACAATGCATTATGAGTATTGATGTTCACACATTTgatttggctgagaaacacgagtaaattactcaaatgccccttggcagttaactgccgaaattttaaagaaccggCTGCAgctaactgccgaggaatttcaaacgtgaaattaaataagaaaatacacctaaattttcccttaattaaatttaattctttaatacatgattctttttataacattgttgatttcatttatataattttgttgccataaatgaagaaatatgagatcTTAGAATTACATATTCGATCACGTTTCTTACTGGTAATAGAAAAGaggttttatttttacaaaataaaaaaaaaaagaggttttaTTAATAGGATaatttacaaatataattatttgaaagagagatgaataatatctaaaatattataaagtaataataggttagtcaaacatacctatgaataatgacagacatcaatgaaattaattacaaatataattattctatcatttataatgttttttgttgttgcatttttttttattgaatcaccattttaggTCTATTAATTACCGAtggtaaatatttttctttgttgtttcgtttttattttctgttgttgcgtttttcatgttaattaaagtaataatatctgaaatattagtataaagtaataatatgtTAGTCAAACCTATAATAATGAgagacatcaatgaaattaattactaataattacaaatataattattctatcaaTTGTaacgtttttgttgttgcattttttttattgaattatcattttaggtccattaactaccgattgcaaatattattcatttctcatatttcttcatttatggcaacaaaatcatatgaatgaaatcataaaaataattatgtttaattccttaaaaggattaaagaattaaatttaattaaggaaaatttaggtgtatttccttatttaatttcaagtttgaaattcctcggcagttaactgccgaagttttcctcggcagttaattgcagccgattctttaaaatttcggcagttaactgtcgaggggcatttgagtaatttactcatgtttctcagccaaaccaaatgtgtcaacagcaatactcatgcattattatatgcaggggccggggtttgaaccccggacaccccacttattcaccttataaggtgaattctaactactaggctacctgacaaaaaaaaatacagatttatgaaagaaaaaaaaatatattgcacCGAAGGTATcaatcaataatcaataatatatatatatatatatatatatatataaagtaagatttttttatgccacgtgtcactttcacgtttattcgcaatatttttattatttttctattttttaaaaccaatatttaatttggcataaatatctcaacatacttttgatcttatctatgaaatattttacgagtaaatagtcaattaccccctgaaattgtaagtttcatcaattacccccctgaaattaacaaaacttcaattccccccctgaaattgcacaatgttaatcaatttaccccctaggtcaaatatttatgttagtcaacataacgttttgcaaatacctccctgaagttttgcacttatgtgcaaaatgccccctaaatttgaaaatttatattttgttttcttatccttaaaagtgattgcattatcactgaattgtggagcatattagctaagttttgaCGATATACAACCATATATTGACAATATTGTAGAACAAATTGGCAGTATTCTGTAAACCCTACAATaatgttcaaaactcaagaatatttacaaaacaaacataaaagtatttctttgttccaacatcagatgttgttttttcttttgcaagTTGTCCTTAACCCCATTAGAGATCAAAATGATGGTGgctatcatgtttttttattctcttaaaaacataatgaaatatacataatataatattattatcattCCTTTGAATCCTAACGGGGGAAGAAGACCATGATTCTTTCAAGATCCTTTATAAAGTGAGAGAAGGAAcaagtttatgtatttttttcttgaaagtgaGAGAAGTGTGTTGATGGTGTGCACCGCTCACAATATAAAGGAAGTGGAAATTTTTGGTGTGGTTAAAATTAGCAATAGCAAAGCCATATATTTTGATATCTTGGTAATTCTTGGTTATGTCAATCATGTATTATTTATGTGTTTCATTATGTATGACATGTATTAGTTTTTCATCTGACAAGTATGATTGTACTTTACTATGCTGACTTTCATATCGTTAGACTCTAATACATGATTAATGTTTGATCGTTTAAAGGAACATATATGGTTGTATACCAtcaaaacttagctaatatgCTCCACATTTCAATGATAATGCAgtcacttttaaggataagaaaaaaatatataaattttcaagttcatgGGGGCATTTTACACATAAAtacaaaacttcaggggggtatttgaaaAACGTCATGttaactaacagaaaaatttgacggagggcgtaaattgatcaacgttgtgcaatttcaggggggtaattgaagttttgttaatttcagggagggtaattgacgaaacttacaatttcaggggataattgactatttactcaatattttacttatatttttgttgaattccTGACattttatgtaacaaaaatcaatcaatagtatatatataaagtaaggttttttatgccacgtgtcacttccacgtttattcgcaatatcaatcaatagtatatatataaagtacgGTTTTTCATGCCACGTGTGACTTCCACCTTTATtcgctatattttttttattatatttttattttttaaaaccaatatttaatttgacataaatatctcaacaaactttttatcttatctattaaatattttacttatcttttttattgaattcttaatattttatgttcatCCACACTcatctttttcctttctctctctttaaaCGCTCTTCGATCTCTCTCT containing:
- the LOC25498067 gene encoding uncharacterized protein At5g03900, chloroplastic, which gives rise to MCQNTGLILPPSFHTHPFSLRGHTNWISPKSNSLPNANQMATIPTCFAITPTSRLLTFTAPPFHKPFIFPQNRRINKRGWALVVPRAAVDVGRGIRPGGVVESDKLSSDVRKRTMDAVDGCGGRVTVGDVASRAGLKLNEAQKALQALAADTDGFLEVSEEGDVLYVFPKNYRSKLGAKSFRIKAEPFIEKAKGAGEYLIRVSFGTALIASIVIVYTAIIALVTSSRSEDDNRGRRGGRSYDSGFNFYFNPVDLFWYWDPYYNRRRRVQVDDNKTNFIESVFSFVFGDGDPNQGIEEERWKLIGQYIASNGGVVAAEELAPYLDIDSTERIKDDESYILPVLLRFDGQPVVDEEGNILYRFPSLQRTASQKSKRKEYVGKRWADWVGGVEKFFEEKRWQFSKTSSSERAMVVGLGGLNLFGVIVLGTMLKEVAVRPDSFIKFVADIFPLLQIYAGSFFAIPLVRWFFVRKRNADIEKRNQARQQCARVLELPDISLTQKLFSARDMAQKTVIGQDQIVYSTDKDFLDQDYEANEWDKKFRELERSD